In Arthrobacter sp. SLBN-112, a genomic segment contains:
- a CDS encoding alpha-ketoacid dehydrogenase subunit beta, with product MTTMTIAKAINEGLRATLAANPKSLLMGEDIGPLGGVYRVTDGLIGEFGPDRVVDTPLAESGIIGTAIGLALRGYSPVCEIQFDGFVFPGFNQITTQLAKIHSRSSGNLSVPVVIRIPYGGGIGSIEHHSESPEALFAHTAGLRIITPSNPHDAYWMIQQAVECKDPVIIFEPKRRYWLKGDVDVQGPGPSEDPFKAHVLREGTDATVVAYGPLVPVALAAANAAEEDGRSLEVIDLRSISPIDFDTVTASVRKTGRLIVAHEAPTFGGVGGEIAARISERAFHSLEAPVIRVGGFHMPYPVAKVEEDYLPDIDRILEALDRALSY from the coding sequence ATGACCACCATGACCATCGCGAAGGCCATCAATGAAGGCCTCCGAGCCACGCTGGCGGCCAACCCCAAATCGCTGCTGATGGGCGAGGACATCGGCCCCCTGGGCGGCGTATACCGGGTAACGGACGGGCTGATTGGCGAATTCGGCCCCGACCGGGTCGTCGACACCCCGCTTGCTGAGTCCGGAATCATCGGCACCGCGATCGGTCTGGCCCTGCGCGGGTACAGCCCGGTGTGCGAGATCCAATTCGACGGGTTCGTCTTCCCCGGCTTCAACCAGATCACCACCCAGCTGGCCAAAATCCATTCGCGCAGTAGCGGCAACCTCAGCGTGCCGGTCGTCATCCGGATCCCGTACGGCGGCGGCATCGGGTCCATCGAGCACCACTCCGAATCCCCTGAAGCCCTGTTCGCGCACACGGCCGGCCTGCGCATCATCACCCCGTCCAACCCGCATGACGCCTACTGGATGATCCAGCAGGCCGTGGAGTGCAAGGACCCGGTGATCATCTTCGAACCCAAGCGGCGCTACTGGCTCAAGGGCGACGTTGACGTCCAGGGTCCCGGCCCCTCGGAAGACCCCTTCAAGGCCCACGTCCTGCGGGAGGGAACCGACGCCACCGTAGTGGCCTACGGCCCCCTGGTGCCCGTGGCCCTGGCCGCCGCGAATGCCGCGGAGGAAGACGGCCGGAGCCTTGAGGTCATTGACCTCCGGTCCATCTCCCCGATCGACTTCGACACCGTCACCGCCTCCGTCCGGAAGACCGGGCGGCTGATCGTGGCCCACGAGGCCCCCACGTTCGGCGGAGTGGGCGGCGAGATTGCCGCCAGGATCAGCGAGCGGGCGTTCCACTCCCTCGAGGCGCCGGTGATCCGCGTCGGCGGATTCCACATGCCCTACCCCGTTGCCAAGGTGGAGGAAGACTACCTTCCGGACATCGACCGCATCCTGGAGGCGCTGGACCGCGCCCTCTCCTACTGA